The genomic region gcccccttcctGGGGGTAGGGCATGTttaacaccatatataaaaataatataaaaacaaacaccaaaTTGCCCCCCCTCAGGTTAAGAAATAGTAAGTGGAAGTTTGTAAAGTAGTAAGGGTGTGCCTGGTTCTAGGTCTAAACTCTTTATAATGAGTGTTGACTTCACACCCATTTTATTAGACTCTGTTAtcttccccattttccagatgagggaactgaaggCCAGAGAGGTGAAGGTACTCACCCAAGGGCACAGCTGCGATGTTACAAAGCTGGGAATTGTTGTCCCGGGTGTCTGACCTGAGTCTGCGCTCTGCGCTCTCAGCCTCAGCTGCAACCCCCTTCCTGGCCCCTAGAGGGAGCCATAGGGGTCTGTCCTCTGGGCACCCCTGGTTCTTTGTACAAAGGGGCCCAGAGGTGAGATTCAGGGCTGGATAAGCAGGGTGTGAGCGCACTCTGGGCTCAGGGCAGAGGCCCAGTGGGTGGCTGCCGCTTGTGATGGGATTACTGTCATTGCGGCAGAGGCTGTGGGACAAAAGGGCAGGAGGCCTAAATGTGTTCTGACTGAGGAGAGGTTGAGGGACTGGGCAGGCATCGACCTCGGTGGAGGACGAGTGAAAGCTGAAGTCTccatctctttgtctctctctggcAGTTACTACCTTATCCTCAGCTGTGGGGACACTCCACCCCAGCCGGACAGCTGGAGGGggtggggccgggggcggggccgcgccCCCCCTCAATTCCATCCCCTCtgtcacccccccacccccggccaccACCAACAGCACAAATCCCAGCCCTCAAGGCAGCCACTCGGCCATCGGTTTGTCGGGCCTGAGCCCTAGCACGGGGTAAGTGGGCAGCAGCAGGTAGGAGGCTGTGGGGGAGAAGCAGGGTCGCTGCTGCTTCCAGGGTGGGGAGCTGCGCCCCTGGTCCTGCGGGAGGGTCTCTGCCCCGCTAACGCCTCTGCTTTGCCTCTTGCAGAAGCACAATGGTGGGGTTGAGCTCCGGGCTGAGTCCAGCCCTCATGAGCAACAACCCTTTGGCCACTATCCAAGGTGCGTGCTGCCTTAGGTCACTCCCACTGTCACCAGCCCCGTCCCCCGGGGCCTGGAGCCCCCCTTTGCTGCTCCAGCCATGCCATCCTGCCCTCGCTCACTGCATCGCTCATCTCTTCATACCCATCTCACCTCTGGGGAAGGTGTGAGGGGTGCTGACGGGGTCCGTGGGTCAGATGGGAGGACAGAGGGCACCGCGGGCCGGATGCTGGAAGGCACGCCCagctcagcctctctctctccctcccagccctggccTCTGGTGGAACCCTGCCCCTTACCAGCCTTGACAGCAGCGGGAACCTGGTGCTGGGGGCGGCTGGCGCAGCCCCAGGGAGCCCGGGCCTGGTGACCTCACCACTCTTCTTGAACCACGCTGGGCTGCCCCTGCTCAGCGCCCCGCCTGGCGTGGGCCTGGTCTCAGCAGCCGCTGCAGCCGTGGCGGCCTCCATCTCCAGCAAGTCTCCTGGCCtctcctcgtcctcctcctcgtcctcctcctcgtcctcctctaCCTGCAGTGAGACGGCAGCACAGACCCCTGGAGGCCCAGGGGGACCCGAGGTAGGGTCCAAGCCCGAGTGAGGGCCCGCCATGCCTCCCCTCCGACTCCTCAGaccccccgcccccggctccaCCCCCCGCCTgggaagcaggtgaggaggccGGCGGTGGGGGCACCGAGGGTCCTCGGAGCAGGAGTGACAAGGGAGgaaagaccaaaaaataaaaaaataaaaaacaaaagaccaaccaacaaaccaaaaagaaaaaaaaaaagaaaagaaatcaaccaacagaaaaaagaaaaccaaaaataatcaCAAAGAAACCAGCTGCCCCAAAGGAACCAGAGGTGAAAAACAAACattcaaacaaaaaacaaacaaaaaattcctcACCAAACCGAACAAACCAAATACCAGTCTGGAGCCAGACCTCAACGTGCTCACCCTCACTGCTATGACACCAAATAAGCACCCAGCCAGGGGCAGAGCGGCCTCAGTAGGGCGGACCTTACACGACCCCTGGCTGTAGGGCCAGGGCTCCCCCCTGGGGGGGGCGGTggccagaaaaggaagaagagaatgtGCCAGCCTCCCAGCCTGTACCCCCGGCCCTGGGCCAGCCAAGAGAGGGCATGGCctgcggtggggggtgggggggtgggctcAGAACCACCCACCAAATACTCTTTTccagaaggtgaaagagaaaggGCGTGAACAAACTTACACCAAATATTCAGTAGCTTCATCCAAAGGATGTACAGAATTTTTAGCGTTGTGCTCGACAGAATGTGTCCCTGTCATGTGTCCCCCCCTCCCCGGGACTCCCACTttaacctcctccctcccccacccaggggagAGTTCCAGGCAAGGCCTGGGATGACTTTTCAGCCCTTTTACCTCCCCCGCCCTTTCCCTTTGAAGGGTGGGCTGGGCCATTTTGCCAAGCTCTAGCTCTCACATgttccccctaccccaccccaccctgcccacccgTCACCCTCCTCAGTTCTGGAACCTCCCACTATCCCTGGTCCAAGGGAAGGAGGGAGTTTCAGGCAAGAGAGGAGAAGGTGAGGGCGTAGAAGTTGTCTTTTTTTCCATCCTCGTCTGTCAGTttcccttaaagaaaaaaaaaattcatattccaGTGCCTATCCGTGGGATCCTTCACGTTCTTTGACATTTTTGACCAGAAACCAAAAAGAGAACTCACCTCGCTCTTCCCCGCCCTGTGCCCCTCTGATCCTGGCAGatgcctctccctcccctctccaccccacacgcacacacgcacgcacacaccccAGTGGTGGGGTTCCTCCAGATGGCGTCCCCATCAGGGTCGGTGTGGCAGGGACAGTGCCATGGCCCGTGGTCCCCATCCGAGTGGGCGCTGTGGTGACCACCACTCCCATGAGACCTCCCTCGAGTCTTGGCTGGACCCCATGTTTGCCCAGCCCCGGACGCATCTCTACAGAAGAGGAGAGACGCTGCTGGGAGCCACGTTGCCCTCCTGCTACTGGGGAGGCCAACAAAGttttgaaccaaaaaaaaaaaaaacaaaccaaacaataaattaaaactaggaaaaaagaaagaatttatagatatatatatatttaagggaAAGAAGACGAGGACTCTTCAACGAATAAGAAGGAGCCGCGAGGTGGAGCCAGGCCCCTGCACCACTGGTCCAGGCCTTTGGTCCCCGAGgcggatggaaggatggatgcttcTTTCTCTTCACAAATACCTCATGGACGTCGTCTTCGGGAAAGCTGGAGGGGCGGCTGGGGCCGGGCCTGTCCCTCAGCCAGGGCGGATGGAAGCGGGTGGGCAGGGCTGAGAGAGGGTGTCAGGGACGGGGGTGAAGAGCCCCaagctccccgcccccccccccaatcaactgaagaagctttaaaaaaacaaaacaggaaaaaagaaatgagaaagcaaaaaagaatggACGAAGGAAAACTAACAAACTTTCGGGTGGTTTGATTCCTCCTCTTGAGTTCTTCTGTTCTCTTCGGTCTGTCGTCTcccccctctcctcctttctctcggctgtccctccctcttcctctcctcctctctcaccTCTCTCCATCTCCTTGTTTCTCTGTGTCACTCCTCAAACCAAAGTGTTGCTGTGAAGGACGCGAGCCATTGAAATCAGAGTGGCCCCCGCCCCTGGCTGGGCAGGCgcagagggaggggagagccCCAGGAGACTGGTGGGGCTGCCGGACACTCCCAGGAGAGGCAGACGGAGCCTCGGATGCCACCCTGGGCCCCGAGGCCTCAGCATTCTCACTTTCTTTGTTGTCTCCCTTCTCCCACCTGGGAAATGAAACTTTCAGGCTGGGCCACGGAGGCAGCAGAGACTCGGCTGTTTCAGGGGTCTCGGGGTGCCTTGTCTGGGAAGTGGTGGAGCAGTTGCCCCTCCCACCCTGGCACCGATGGGGCCTGGCATGCCGTCGACCCATCCTCGCCAGAATGTAAGCATCTCCGCTGAACCGACTCCCCGCCCTTACCCTACTTCTGATTTTGTCCGTTTTTATTTCCTGAAGAGAAAGGACTGGCTAGCGGGCCTGGGCCCTAGCCCAAGGGTTGAGACGGGGCCAAGGGCTCCTGAACGGATAGGAAGGACGTTTGAGCAGAGCCAAGTGAAAGGAATTGCAACCAAAAACCCCTCCGAGAAGACAGGCAGCATGGAAGGCATGGTGGAGATGACTCAATAAACTATGATTCTagaccaaaaaatagaaaaaaaaaaaaaaagaaaaaggaaaaaaaaaggggaaaaaaaaaaaaaggaaagaaaatccagGACTCACCACCACCCACTTCATCCTGCTTCCTCCCCATCAAGTCCTGCCTCCCAGACTGCTCCTTCACCCCAGTAGGAagcaggcagagaggagaggaggaagcagggggCAGGGATGGGCCGATGCCCTGACACTGGTGGAGGGACCCCCATGCAGCCAGGGTGGTGGGGACCCTCCCCATCCAACCCCCattatctgggaaaaaaaaaaaacaagagaaaaagaaaattcctgggagggggaaaaaataaccaAATCCCAAGCTTTAACTACAGCTGTGAAACCAAATAttgggaagggggtgggagggagggaggggcaagTGTGCCCCAGGTCTCCCCCCTGGGCCCCCTCCCCCCGAGGACTCGAGATAAGGCACCAAATACCTCATAGaactttaatgttaaaaaatggaaaccaaaTATCGTTGGCTGGGGGCCAGCCAGGGCAAGGGGCTGGGGGGGCTGAGGGAGCCAGGGTTAGGAAGGTGATGGGGGAATTcatgccccccacctccctctgcccctTCCACTCCAGCCACCCCCGTCTCGACTCCGGGAAACAAAACTATCTCATCGTTTTTATTTTGTGGTCTGTACAGAGCCTGTgtccgtgtgtctgtgtgtgagtgagagagtTGGGGGGCTGGGGAACTTTATGTGGGGTTGGGGAAGGACAGCCCAGGCCAGGTTCTGGGCTAGGGGAGATGTCTGAGATGGGGGGCCAGGGGCCTGGGCTAGGAAGAAGGATGAGTGGACTGGAGAAAGTGGGAGCCCTCTGAATTTCTCCTCCCCAACCTGACCTCCTTACTCAAGGGAGGGACAGAGACTGGGTCTACCTAACAGTGGGCCTTTTAattgtgccaaaaaaaaaagaaaaaaaaacttgccaGTAACTAAAACACCTCTCTCTGGCCTCTtctgggagggtgggggctgggagtgggaggaaagactgggggaggggaggcagggtcAGTGGCGCTGAAGAACCAAGGCTCTGTATGACCTGGGGCTACGACCAGGAGGAGGGTTAAGGCTCTGAGTTTCCTGCAGGTCTCCTCCCTGGGAAGGCCAAGAGAGGCTCTCCAAGCCCTGCACCCTGGGAAGATGGGGTAAGGGACTAGCCATGTGGTGAGGGCACCTCTTGACCTGGCTAGAtctcgccccccccccccccacccaaacCCCAGGGTGCCTCTCTCCCTTTAGCCCAGGGTAGGGAGAACTGAGTGAGAGAGTGAAACAGACTGAGCAAGACTGAGACACGCGGGCCCCCACTGGCCTCTGAGTGGGAAAGGCAAGTGCGAGAGACAAAGGCctccaagagaaaaaagaaacaaaccaaagatttaaccattaaaaaaaaaaaaaacccacagacaaCTCCGCTACCTTTTTATACgttggaaaaaaaagtgaaaaaaattaaaaaataaaaataaaaaaaaaatacacaaaaactcCAAGCCGCAGTTCCTTCATGCGGTTTGAACTTTGACCTCAGCAGTCTCCAAAGCAAGATGACGATGAGAAAGgggaacaaaacaaagaaaaaataatgtatatttttaagtatttgtccTTGAGATGTTAGCTCCTTgttaaacaaacacaaaaaggagagaaaaatccaGAGAGAAGCGTTGCTGGGACGGAGACAACTATTTACTATGTCTGTgacccctcccctctgcctccccttcctctcctttcctctgtccCCGCTGTCCCTCCCCCGACCTGTCCCCCCAAGCCCAGGGgctcagtatttatttatttatatgattgCAGGGTGACTGGGGGCCTCTCTCAGCAACTTGTGGAGAGGCCCTTTGGATCATGGTAGGGTGGGGAGCGGGCGAGGAGCCTGGAGAAAAGCAGGAGCCTGCTCTGTGGTCAGTCCCTGTCTGCCGGCTCCCTTCTGGCTTCTCGTGTCACTGCTGCCACCCTCACCTCCCAAATCCAAGGCTGTTTCACGAGGGCAAGGTGACCACCCACCTTGTGAAGATGAAACTGGTTCAGCCCTTTCTGGGGTGGGTGTCTCTCCCCTTTGAAAGACCAGGTTCGAATGGAGAGGGGAAGAGTGGCTAGTAGTGGGCAAGGGAGACCGAGGAGTCTCACCCAGACACGGAGCAGGCCCTGGAGGAGGTCTGCCTCTCCTCCGTCCTCACCAAGTTAGCCCCCCTTTCAGTTCGGTTGGTCCCATGTAGCCCCTCCCCTTCCACCCTGGACCCCCCTCCCTGTCTCTTCTCGTGGTAGCGGGTTAGCGTTTCAGTGTTCTTAACTCCAATCTGCTTGTTCATTGTACAATGTGCTTCTTTTAAGGCCCCATTTTTGTAACTTGAGTGTGTCATTCATCTGaacaacatcaaaaaataaaaaatgaaaaactgtacAGAGAGAAACACTGCCTGCTCTCCTTGGTCTCCTATCTTGGGAAAGGTGGTGGGGAAGTCAGGGTGTGGGGTGGGCGTGTGTGTGCCTGGGAGGGGAAGGCTTTACTTCTGTTGAATGTTCAGAAGTAAGGCCTGAGCAACTTTTTTttcaccaattaaaaaaacaagtctAGAATCTTAGAATGAATTCAAATTCCTGAATTTAAATctcatttcttggagaaggaaatggcaacccactccagtattcttgcctggaaaatcccatggatggaggagcctggtaggctacagtccatggggtcgcaaagaatcggacacgactgagtgaattcactcactcaattatctttcaataaactaagctttttaaaaaaaaaaaaatctcatttctgGGGACCTCCCttgcaatccagtggttaagactccgtgtttCGACTGCAGGatgcttgggttcgatccctcattggggaactaagatcccatatgcccgtGTGACACAAAAAGAAATCAATCTCTTATGCCATTTTATAGATATGTGACCTTCAGTGTGTGAGCTTCAATGTCGGCGTCTATTACACAGGGACAATATGTagcctgtggtggtggtggtaaggaTTCAAGATGATCTCCAGCAGACAGACGTCGATAAATGAGTACTATGAGCAAATCAGGAAGCCAGAGAGCAGTTCCCTACTTCCATCCACAGAGGACTTAAGAGACCATTTAAAAAGAGTTGACTTTGAAGTTGTCTGGTGATACAAGATACACATCTGACTTCTTTTTCAGAATGACATCAGTGCGCTCAAATTTCCATGCTTGTCATTCAGCAGGAACGACTTGTTTCACACACCAGACCATGGGCTGATCCCTAAGATCTCACCGCTGAAAATCATCAGTGGGTCATCTCACTGTCGTCAGGTCTTCCTGTCATCACTCTACCCTCTGATGTATGCCTGACACAGAGGTGCTGGGATTCTGCAAAATTCAATAGCGAGGGATAGGGgaacaggagaaaggaaaagagtagGAGAGGGTTTGATCATTTTGAAAGAGAGCAACTATTAAcactttgggaattccctgatggtccagtggttaggactctgtgctctgtgctcccactgcagggaggcacaggtcccatccctggtaagggaactagaatcccacagataacatggtgcagccaaaaaattaagaattaccAGCACTGCATTGTTTTGGCAAGACAGAAAAGTGCTTCTCCAACTCTCAAGCCAAGTCAGTAGGGATGGGAGAGTGGCATGTTGGGCTGGAAAACAGGTCTTTTGTTCCAGTCCTCTGCCTGTAGGGGGATGCAGTCAGAGCCATATAGACCCGAACGGACTCAGTCTCCCAGGCCAGTCTGTGACAGTCAGAGATGGCACATGCAAGAGCACTCCAGAGCTGAACTTGGTGGCATCCACTTGCAGCCCCGTAAATGTGCTCAACTGTTCCAAGCAGCGCCCTGCACAGCCACACTTGGCCTCACACACCCTGAAGAACGTGTTGTCACTGGAGGACCACCATTCCGTTCCCTTGAGTGCTCCGCTGAAGCAGCTTCTCTATCTGAAAAATCGCTTAGCAACGCAAGGTTCTTTGTGGGGTCAAGTCACCACCACCAAAATTGCTATgttcaaaatgcagattcctcGGTCTCAAGGCAAGCTGCTGGATCCAAATCTCTGGGGAAATTCCCAAACATAAAGTTCAAGAGCCTTTGCCTGTCCAACTCAAACTCCAGCATCCAACAAGGGTTTGATTAGTGCATCTTCTTTAGGACCATGGTCCAACTGAAGACTCTGGAAGTTTCAGTGGGGTGAACAATGATTCTTGTTCATAAACACGTTTGTGCACATAAACTTTTCTCAAGGGAGTCTTGAAAAGTTCTCACTAGGAGGCTCTAGAAAGGAACCACAATAGAGGTGCCCCCTGCCCCCGGCACTGTCATAGAGCTTGCTTCTCTGCTGAAAGCATCTTTATTGTGGAGTCAACCAGAACCCTCAGGGTTTTTCCCTCCATTCCTGTCCCTTGATTCAGCCTGATTTTTATCTGGTTTTGCAAAGAGAAATCCTCTAACTGTTCTATTTATTTGACATGACTTTCTCGATGTTACAGCTCTTCTTGAAAGCAAGCGGTTTGAGAATGAATCTTTACTTGTGGATTACGGGGCTCTGGAATGCTCAGCTAAGATGGTTCTAGCCCTTTCTGTAGGGTATGAGGTTACTAAAAGATGGAACCCACGATCAACACGCTCTGGTCAAAAACCACGGCTTAACAGATAAGTGCTGTTCTTCATTAGGAGCTTTCAAGATATCAAAGGGTTGAGAGCTTTACCTTTTTAAACAATGAAGCCTAAGCCTAAGCCCCAGTGCCCACAGAGGGCTACAGGATTGCTAAAGGGAGTCAATCAAGAGCAATGGAGAGGCTGAGGGGGCAACTCTTAGGCCTCCCTTTCCACTGGTCTCAATGCAAAGAGCTCCCTTTACCTCTCATTCCCTAGGGTTCCAGTAAGAATCCTAACAAAAAGACTGGGGTAACCCTGCGGCGGGGTGTGGGGGGGGGAGCAGGGGGCTGTTAGAGACAAAGACTAGCATAGAAGCCAGGCACTTCCAGTCACACAGTCACCATCTCTTCTCCACCGCCCTCCCCCTCAAGGATGTAGAAGACAGCAGAATGTAGAGGGAAGCACACAGGGGATTAAGTCAAATGAAACTACGCTGAAATTCAAGCTCTGCCCTGTGCGGGTTGAATGACCTTGGGTAAGTCTCCTCACTACTTTTGACTTCAGATTCCTTTCCTACAAAATGTTCTTGTCACAGGACCAGGGTGAAGATTCCAAAAAATGTAGGCAAACACTTGAGACAAATTAGGCATTCAAATATCAGCCAGCCACCCCAACCACCTCTCCCGCCACAACAAGCAACTGTTGGCTAACTCCAGGTGGGTGTCAGAGCACCTTCCTACCCCCAGAAACTGTTCATCTTCTGCAGCCCCACAGCTGGATCTTGTCCCAGAAGCCACCTCCTCCACTGCCCCGGAGATCATACCTTTCCGAGACGTGCATTTGCCCTCAGGGGTCCATGATGAGAACACCAGATGGCCTTGGAGGAGACCGCTCACATCAGGCCAGAGCAGGGGCAACACGGTAGTAAGAACAACCTGAAGACTTTCCTAAAGGTTCCTGCCCCCAAGCAGAAACAGCTTCAAGTTTTTCCATGGGGCTTTGGGGACCTCTAGTGGTCAGAGAACCACACTGCCCCGACCTATGACCAGAGGGAAGTCACTGCTCAGAGAGCCCACGGACTCCAAGTCCTCCTCTTAGGTTCTGGGTTCCCGTTTACTGAGCTCCACCGCTTGCCAGGCTCTGCTCTAGGCACTGGGGATGCAGCCATGACAAGTCAGACCCAAGAACCTGGGGGCTCACAGTTAACAAGTTCCACCATCCCACACAGTCAGGCCAGACAAAAGCACGTCCATGTCCAACTCAGTCTTTATTGACTGTTTTACCTTGGGGCCACCAGTGCTAACAGGTGTGGGGGGGCCCACCTTTATTCATGTCAAGGACCCTACAGCACCCCCCTCAGAAGACAATAAATCCAGTTACAGAACTTACATGGCAGTTGGGAGGAGTGGAAAGGGGCACAGTATGTACAGAGACCTAAGGGGGCGGTGGAGGTTTTTCAGCAACCGGGCCTGGTAGTGCTGAAGAGGGAAACGAGCTGCAGTCAGCCACTGATCTGGACCCCCTCGGCCTCAGCCAGAGGGTAGATCTCAATGGCCTCCACCAGGGGCAGAGCCTCCACTGCAGTCTCCATCACAGCCAGGCCCACGGCGGCTTCGGCCTCTGCCAGCTGCTGCCGCACAGctgcctggtgctgctgctggtgggTCTTGCGGTGCTTCCACAGGTTGGAGAAGGAGCGGTAGCTCTTGCCACAGTCGGGGCACGAGTAGGGCCGTTCGCCCGTGTGGATGCGGCGATGTTCTGCCAAGCGCATGGAGATGGCAAAGGCCTTACCACACACTTCACAGGCAAACGGCCGCTCACCGGTGTGCAGGCGGCGGTGGTCCTTCAGGTGGGTACTCTGacgaaaggccttgccacagTCAGGGCACGGGTACGGCCGCTCGCCGGTGTGGATGCGCCGGTGCACCTGCAGCGACGTCTCCGTGCTGAACAGCTTCTTACACTCGCTGCACTCCAGGCCGCGACGTCGGGCGGGGGCCGCAGGGGCAGCGGGGGCCGCGCTCCCGAGGGTTGTCGGGGAGGTGATGGGTGTGCGCGCAGCCCGCGGGGCCCGAGGGGCCGGGGGCTCCTTAGCCAGGACCTCCCCTGGCCCAGCCGCCGCGTGAGCGGCCTCGTGCGCTTGCAGCCGAGCGGCTGAGCCCACTTTCTTGCCACACGTGCCGCACTCGAAGCGCCGCGGGGCCTGGGCGGCTGCAGCTGCACAACGGTGCTCCCGCAGCCGCAGCGAGGAGGGGAAGGCAGCGCCACAGGACGAGCAGCGGTGGGGCTGGCGCCCGGCGTGGGCCACCAGCTGGTGCACCTCCAGCAGCCGGCGCAGCAGGAAGGAGCGGGGGCACTCTCGACACTTGTAGGGGTACTCGCCCGTGTGGTGGTAGCGGTGCATGAGCAGGCGGTAGGGCCGGTGAAAGCGCACCCCGCACTCCTGGCAGCGGTACGGGAAGTGCTGGGCATGCACCAGACGGTGCTGCCTCAGCGTGGAGCTCTGGGTGAAGGCCTTGCCGCAGTCCCCGCAGCGGTAGGGCCGCTCTCCTGTGTGTGTGAGGCGGTGGCGGGCCAGGTTGGCGGGCGAGTTGAAGGGCTTGGAGCAGTCCGGGCAGGGGAAGGGCCGCTCGCCCGTGTGCGTGCGCAGGTGGTTACGCACGTGAGACTTCTTCTTGAACATCTTGCCACAGATGCTGCACTTATGGCGCCGTTCCAGCCGGTGCACAAAACGCTGGTGCCGGGTCAGCTGCAGCGCCTTGCCAAACTCGCGACTGCAGAGGAGGCAGCGGTAGGTGCCTGGGGCGGCAGGCTCGGCAGAGCTCTCCTCGGCCACGGGGGGCTCCGGGGCCTCTGGCTCTCCAGTCTCTGCTGGGGCTGGCTCAGGAAAGCCAAGGACGGGCTCCTCCGGGGGGACTGGTGTTGTGGGCAGAGGGACACCCCCAACCCCGTGGGTACGCCGGTGATAAAGGAATTTGGTGAGGTTGACAAAGGTCTTTCCACACGGACACGAATGCAGAGGATTGGGGGTGTGGGCTCGCCGGTGGGCCAGGAGGAGGGCCTCCGTGCCAAAGGCCAGGCCACAGTCCACGCACAGGAAATGAGACTCACTGCTGTGGTCTCCAAGGTGCTGGTCC from Bos javanicus breed banteng chromosome 18, ARS-OSU_banteng_1.0, whole genome shotgun sequence harbors:
- the ZNF574 gene encoding zinc finger protein 574 isoform X2, which encodes MTEESEETVLYIEHRYVCSECNQLYGSLEEVLMHQNSHVPQQHFELVGVADPGVTVAAEAASGTGLYQTLVQESQYQCLECGQLLMSPSQLLEHQELHLKMMAPQEAVPAEPPPKAPALSSSTIHYECVDCKALFASQELWLNHRQTHLRATPTKPPTPVVLGSPVVVGSPVGQTRVAVEHSYRKAEEGGEGAAVPSAAATTTEVVTEVELLLYKCSECSQLFQLPADFLEHQATHFPAPAPESEEPVLQQETLTPAPVEVPVSQPEPVPSSDHSYELRNGEALGRDRRGRRARRNNSGEPGGAATQELFCSACDQLFLSPHQLQQHLRSHREGVFKCPLCSRVFPSPSSLDQHLGDHSSESHFLCVDCGLAFGTEALLLAHRRAHTPNPLHSCPCGKTFVNLTKFLYHRRTHGVGGVPLPTTPVPPEEPVLGFPEPAPAETGEPEAPEPPVAEESSAEPAAPGTYRCLLCSREFGKALQLTRHQRFVHRLERRHKCSICGKMFKKKSHVRNHLRTHTGERPFPCPDCSKPFNSPANLARHRLTHTGERPYRCGDCGKAFTQSSTLRQHRLVHAQHFPYRCQECGVRFHRPYRLLMHRYHHTGEYPYKCRECPRSFLLRRLLEVHQLVAHAGRQPHRCSSCGAAFPSSLRLREHRCAAAAAQAPRRFECGTCGKKVGSAARLQAHEAAHAAAGPGEVLAKEPPAPRAPRAARTPITSPTTLGSAAPAAPAAPARRRGLECSECKKLFSTETSLQVHRRIHTGERPYPCPDCGKAFRQSTHLKDHRRLHTGERPFACEVCGKAFAISMRLAEHRRIHTGERPYSCPDCGKSYRSFSNLWKHRKTHQQQHQAAVRQQLAEAEAAVGLAVMETAVEALPLVEAIEIYPLAEAEGVQISG
- the ZNF574 gene encoding zinc finger protein 574 isoform X1, which translates into the protein MIGRTRPSARRPRRKVGGALLRAIGGESEAAEQARAQGVATVMTEESEETVLYIEHRYVCSECNQLYGSLEEVLMHQNSHVPQQHFELVGVADPGVTVAAEAASGTGLYQTLVQESQYQCLECGQLLMSPSQLLEHQELHLKMMAPQEAVPAEPPPKAPALSSSTIHYECVDCKALFASQELWLNHRQTHLRATPTKPPTPVVLGSPVVVGSPVGQTRVAVEHSYRKAEEGGEGAAVPSAAATTTEVVTEVELLLYKCSECSQLFQLPADFLEHQATHFPAPAPESEEPVLQQETLTPAPVEVPVSQPEPVPSSDHSYELRNGEALGRDRRGRRARRNNSGEPGGAATQELFCSACDQLFLSPHQLQQHLRSHREGVFKCPLCSRVFPSPSSLDQHLGDHSSESHFLCVDCGLAFGTEALLLAHRRAHTPNPLHSCPCGKTFVNLTKFLYHRRTHGVGGVPLPTTPVPPEEPVLGFPEPAPAETGEPEAPEPPVAEESSAEPAAPGTYRCLLCSREFGKALQLTRHQRFVHRLERRHKCSICGKMFKKKSHVRNHLRTHTGERPFPCPDCSKPFNSPANLARHRLTHTGERPYRCGDCGKAFTQSSTLRQHRLVHAQHFPYRCQECGVRFHRPYRLLMHRYHHTGEYPYKCRECPRSFLLRRLLEVHQLVAHAGRQPHRCSSCGAAFPSSLRLREHRCAAAAAQAPRRFECGTCGKKVGSAARLQAHEAAHAAAGPGEVLAKEPPAPRAPRAARTPITSPTTLGSAAPAAPAAPARRRGLECSECKKLFSTETSLQVHRRIHTGERPYPCPDCGKAFRQSTHLKDHRRLHTGERPFACEVCGKAFAISMRLAEHRRIHTGERPYSCPDCGKSYRSFSNLWKHRKTHQQQHQAAVRQQLAEAEAAVGLAVMETAVEALPLVEAIEIYPLAEAEGVQISG